In Amycolatopsis sp. EV170708-02-1, the following are encoded in one genomic region:
- a CDS encoding type IV toxin-antitoxin system AbiEi family antitoxin produces the protein MFNLNEHDGSLNAEWSAEARSRLQELGLRVEVLADALVKLTTRSGAARTYGVEVRRRITAELATAIHFPPSPPSLLFTTYLSEPVAERLRARGIDYVDAAGNVHLAWDDVLIDVRGRRKPTVPAGRASSRGAGAFGRAGLQVLFVLLSWPEAAAFPYRRLAEMSGVSLGTVKTVIDELTRAGYLYDRGSERRLARGAELLDRWSEAYSITLDTSLALGEFAAADLSWWRDAETDLLSSGVQVGGEAGASLIDPHLRPASLTLYATGLPVRLIGRYRLARAENGGNVHIRNRFWQAPGPESWIVPSPLIYADLLASGDPRQREHGDRIRSDDDRLKRIDRT, from the coding sequence ATGTTCAATTTGAATGAACATGATGGCTCGCTGAACGCGGAGTGGTCGGCCGAGGCGCGCTCCCGGCTCCAGGAGCTGGGCCTCCGTGTCGAAGTGCTCGCCGACGCACTGGTGAAGCTCACAACGCGATCCGGCGCCGCCCGGACATACGGTGTCGAGGTCAGGCGGCGGATCACCGCGGAACTGGCCACGGCGATCCATTTCCCGCCGTCCCCTCCATCGCTGCTGTTCACCACGTACCTCAGCGAACCGGTCGCCGAGCGGCTCCGCGCCCGGGGCATCGACTACGTGGACGCCGCGGGCAACGTCCACCTCGCGTGGGACGACGTCTTGATCGACGTCCGCGGCCGTCGCAAGCCCACCGTTCCGGCTGGCCGAGCCTCGTCGCGAGGTGCGGGAGCTTTCGGCCGCGCAGGCCTCCAGGTCCTGTTCGTCCTGCTCAGCTGGCCGGAGGCGGCCGCCTTCCCGTACCGTCGGCTGGCCGAGATGAGCGGTGTGTCGCTCGGGACGGTCAAGACGGTCATCGACGAGCTCACCCGTGCCGGCTATCTGTACGACCGAGGGAGCGAGCGACGGCTGGCCCGCGGAGCCGAGTTGCTCGACCGGTGGTCGGAGGCCTACTCGATCACCCTCGACACCTCGTTGGCTCTCGGCGAGTTCGCGGCGGCCGATCTTTCGTGGTGGCGTGACGCGGAGACCGACCTGCTTTCCTCGGGGGTCCAGGTGGGCGGGGAAGCGGGCGCAAGCCTCATCGATCCGCATCTCCGGCCGGCCTCGCTCACCCTCTATGCCACCGGGCTGCCGGTGCGGCTGATCGGCCGGTATCGGTTGGCACGAGCGGAAAACGGCGGCAACGTGCACATCCGGAACCGGTTCTGGCAGGCGCCCGGACCGGAGTCGTGGATCGTGCCTTCGCCGCTGATCTACGCTGACCTGCTGGCCTCGGGCGATCCGCGCCAGCGTGAGCACGGCGACCGGATCCGGAGCGACGATGATCGACTTAAGCGCATCGACCGAACCTGA